Part of the Ignavibacteriales bacterium genome is shown below.
AGTGTAGCATCAATTATTAGATTTACGCAACGGGTTGGTTTTTCAGGTTACACAGAGCTTCAACGCGAAATTGCAACAACGCTGCAAAACCATCTTCAGAAAAAAGAAATTTTTCCGTTACTGGATAAAGGTAAATTCAATGAAGATGTTTTAACCGAAGTCGCAAATCAGGATATTTCTAATATAAACGAAACACTTGCGTTAAATGAAAGAGAAAATTTTCATAAAGCGGTTGAACTGATACTTTCCTCTAACAGAGTTTACACATTTGGATTGGGGATATCATATTTACTTTCAGAAATTCTTGCATACCAACTTAACCAGGTTGCTGTTGATGCTCGTGCTTTTGTTTTTGATTCGGCAAATTTTCTGGAACAGATTTTATTTCTTGATAAGAAAGATCTGATCATTGCACTATCATTCCCCCCTTACTCTAAAGAAACAATTGAAGCTGCAAAGTTTGCTGCTGAAAGAAAGATTAAAGTTATGGCAATTACAAACCGGCATTCTTCACCTATCACTTTTTATTCAAATGTTAACCTGGTAGTTAAAAGCGAGAATATGTTATTCACAAATTCATTTGCTGCTATTTCCGTTATGATAAATGCTATTGCAACAGAATGCGCCGTTAAGAACAAACTCAAAGCTAAAAAGATGTTGAAGGAGATGAATAAGATTCAGGAAATTCAGAGCAATACAATTGATTAATGTTTTCAAGTACTTCGGAAATTTATCCGAGGCAGTAGTTAAAATAAAAAATTTAATTTGTTCCTGGAGATTGTAAATGAAAAGAATTTTATTTCTTTTAATCAGTATTCCATACATAGTCTTTGCCGGAACTACGGGCAAGGTAATCGGTATAATTACGGATGAAGCTACCGGCGAACCTCTCGTTGGTGCAAACATAATTCTTGAGGGTACAAATTTGGGTGCATCCACAGACTTAAATGGAAACTATGTTGTACTGAATGTTCCGCCTGGTTCTTACAATATAAAAGTCAGCTCGATTGGTTATGGTTCTGTTGTTACACAAAACGTAAAAATTGTAGTAGACCAAACAACAAATCTTTCCGTTTCACTAAAATCTACCGCACTTGAAGTTGCTGAAGTTATTGTAACCGCAAAAACCCCATTGATTCAAAAAGATATTACCAGCACAGTTTCTGTAATGACCCGCGATGAAATAGAATCTTTACCAGTAGCCAGTTTTACTGAATTACTTTCAATGCAGGCAGGG
Proteins encoded:
- a CDS encoding MurR/RpiR family transcriptional regulator, translating into MVRYKHIKERIQLHYESLSANHKHIANFFIENFDKIPFLTIHDVAKATNTSVASIIRFTQRVGFSGYTELQREIATTLQNHLQKKEIFPLLDKGKFNEDVLTEVANQDISNINETLALNERENFHKAVELILSSNRVYTFGLGISYLLSEILAYQLNQVAVDARAFVFDSANFLEQILFLDKKDLIIALSFPPYSKETIEAAKFAAERKIKVMAITNRHSSPITFYSNVNLVVKSENMLFTNSFAAISVMINAIATECAVKNKLKAKKMLKEMNKIQEIQSNTID